From the Theileria parva strain Muguga chromosome 3 map unlocalized ctg_531, whole genome shotgun sequence genome, one window contains:
- a CDS encoding Snf7 family protein has translation MGFSRLFVCFRKPKTTYSSKMIKLKSLRDGLLEKRESLQDRLSKFNDMCLKYVKENDRTNALFVLKRKALVSKQLSILDELCFKILQLISDTESANFQVESIRNLEIGNKLLSEISKELNRKDFDSFMESDKRNLEEISERLGMITRSYEIDDLELVQELDFLTNDMNSMNFDHNYPQINEDDQQSFDLDLSKLKSVSSENTYTNRDFFTSKPTQIMA, from the exons ATGGGATTTTCTAGACTTTTTGTATGCTTTAGGAAGCCTAAAACCACCTACAGTTCCAAAATGATCAAGCTTAAATCCTTAAGAg ATGGACTTCTGGAGAAAAGAGAGTCGCTCCAGGATCGATTATCAAAATTCAATGATATGTGTCTAAAATACGTTAAAGAAAACGATAGAACCAACGCGCTCTTTGTTCTTAAGAGAAAAGCTCTGGTTTCAAAGCAACTTTCAATCCTCGATGAACTATGCttcaaaatattacaaCTCATTTCCGATACTGAATCCGCAAAT ttcCAAGTTGAGTCAATTCGTAATTTGGAGATTGGCAATAAATTACTTTCTGAAATAAGTAAGGAGTTGAATAGGAAAGACTTCGACTCGTTTATGGAGTCTGATAAGCGTAATTTGGAAGAAATTTCTGAGAGATTGGGCATGATAACTCGTAGTTACGAGATCGATGATCTTGAACTTGTCCAGGAGCTCGACTTTCTCACTAATGACATGAACTCAATGAACTTTGATCATAACTACCCTCAAATTAATGAAGATGACCAACAAAGCTTCGATTTGGACCTCAGTAAACTAAAGTCTGTTTCCAGCGAAAACACCTACACTAACAGGGATTTCTTCACCTCCAAACCTACACAAATTATGGCCTGa
- a CDS encoding putative integral membrane protein, translating into MAEKKPLSEVYKNVVYSVPDLYSYNDIQKLMDLNIRAAFKEIGLKIDNKVIYFRIFLYLVMNALGAYITFFVQVEKSKFLLKVMLIVFFSVFSLYIAYDKVLLRRAHFVVKLKNCKVLVWTKVKRLKGTYEIKYKKGGLKNKAETYTLPLGDLFFSDGECDYDHFVKLMEKLKPRLLSLDTRSKKKD; encoded by the exons atggCGGAGAAGAAGCCCCTGAGTGAAGTGTACAAAAATGTAGTTT ATTCTGTGCCGGATTTATACTCCTACAATGATATCCAAAAACTAATGGACTTAAATATCCGAGCG gCATTTAAAGAAATTGGCTTAAAGATTGATAATAAAGTCATTTACTTTAGAATTTTCCTCTATTTAGTCATGAACGCACTCGGGGCCTACATCACCTTCTTTGTTCAAGTAGAAAAgtcaaaatttttactaaaaGTTATGTTG ATTGTTTTTTTCTCTGTATTTTCCCTCTATATCGCCTACGATAAGGTTCTTTTAAGAAGGGCGCATTTTGTCGTAAAACTCAAA AACTGTAAAGTATTAGTGTGGACAAAGGTTAAAAGGTTAAAAGGAACTTATGAGATCA aatatAAAAAGGGAGGTTTGAAGAATAAAGCTGAAACCTACACATTACCACTGGGCGATTTGTTTTTCTCAGACGGAGAGTGCGATTACGAtcattttgtaaaattaatggaGAAGCTCAAACCGAGGCTTCTCAGTCTTGATACAAGATCTAAGAAAAAGgactaa
- the adat2 gene encoding Cytidine and deoxycytidylate deaminase zinc-binding region family protein, with translation MEEFTEDEIENFMKLALEEAKKALDKEEVAVACIIVSKATREVVASSSNATNLTYNSTWHCELEAINKLIDMEPNGYKSQQDSGKLREFCSGFVLFVTCEPCIMCTTALQLIGLTEVYYGCKNEKFGGCGSVLSLHLSNGDLPTIKCCGGLLSEESVNLLQTFYSRGNPRAPKPSRKRKLKS, from the exons ATGGAGGAGTTTACAGAGGATGAaatagaaaattttatgaaattgGCTCTTGAAGAG gCCAAAAAAGCTCTGGATAAGGAGGAAGTTGCAGTTGCCTGTATCATAGTTTCTAAGGCTACCAGAGAGGTAGTGGCTTCTTCGTCAAACGCTACAAACTTGACatataat tcCACTTGGCACTGTGAACTTGAGGCCataaataagttaattGACATGGAACCAAACGGTTACAAGTCACAACAAGATTCTGGGAAACTTAGAGAGTTTTGTTCAGGATTTGTTCTGTTTGTTACCTGTGAACCTTGTATTATGTGTACCACAGCACTTCAACTCATTG GTTTGACTGAAGTGTATTATGGatgtaaaaatgaaaagtTTGGTGGTTGTGGTTCCGTTTTATCGTTACACTTATC GAATGGTGATCTACCTACTATAAAGTGTTGTGGAGGTTTACTATCAGAAGAGTCAGTAAATCTGCTACAAACTTTCTACTCTAGAGGAAATCCCAGAG cGCCAAAACCTTCCAGAAAACGAAAACTAAAGAGTTAA
- the obg gene encoding 50S ribosome-binding GTPase family protein codes for MGKLIKNVTENVYNVIPKPSKPFVDIKRIKCIGGKGGDGALAFSKHGPHHLLGPGLPVGGRGGNGGSVYAEPIKKLNERSDFSTIPSVVTAKHGSTGKGNRIRGNNGEDIILKMPIGSLIYKFEPFGDLENWRNLCDNWTKTLIADFDSTECERVLLASGGLGGLGNNFRTPYESEFGTEPEENYYELQLKLIADVGLLGLPNVGKSTLFSTITRCVSKVGNYPFTTLSPYVGYIKFNDGFDLSIVDLPGIIDCGKENLFLGHLERVRLILYVIDPCNPTHNCIDNFNTLREKLIGFNLAEKPFIIVTSKMDVACKLSCQRTDELQQYLFSIGINAPIIPISAKYNMGLESLVKTMRKSLE; via the exons atgggcaaattaataaaaaatgtaacGGAAAATGTTTATAATGTCATTCCTAAACCTTCTAAACCTTTTGTAGATATTAAACGTATTAAA TGCATTGGAGGAAAGGGAGGTGACGGGGCTTTGGCCTTTTCTAAACATGGTCCGCACCATCTACTAGGTCCTGGTCTCCCAGTAGGCGGAAGAGGTGGAAATGGAGGCAGCGTTTATGCTGAACCTATCAAGAAATTGAATGAAAGATCTGATTTCAGCACTATTCCATCAGTTGTAACCGCCAAACATGGCTCAACAGGCAAa GGTAATAGAATTAGGGGAAATAATGGAGAggatataatattaaaaatgcCTATTGGTAGTCtgatatataaatttgaaccTTTTGGCGATTTGGAGAATTGGAGGAATTTGTGCGATAACTGGACCAAAACCTTAATCGCAGATTTTGACTCAACT GAGTGTGAAAGAGTATTACTGGCTTCTGGAGGATTAGGTGGTTTGGGTAACAATTTTAG AACACCTTACGAATCGGAATTTGGCACCGAACCTGAAGAAAACTACTAC GAATTacaactaaaattaatcgCCGATGTTGGCTTATTAGGGTTACCAAATGTTGGAAAATCAACACTTTTCTCAACA ATAACTCGATGTGTGAGTAAAGTTGGTAACTATCCATTCACAACCTTGTCACCCTATGTTggatatataaaatttaatgatg GATTTGATTTAAGTATCGTGGATTTGCCTGGAATCATAGATTGTGGAAAAGAAAACTTGTTCCTAGGTCATCTTGAGCGTGTCagactaattttatatgtaATTGATCCCTGTAATCCAACACACAACTGTAtagataattttaacactctCAG ggaaaaattaattggaTTTAATTTGGCTGAAAAGCCCTTCATAATAGTAACGTCTAAGATGGACGTTGCATGTAAATTATCTTGTCAAAGAACTGACGAACTACAACAATAC CTGTTTTCTATTGGAATTAATGCCCCAATTATACCAATCAGTGCAAAGTATAACATGGGCCTAGAAA GCTTGGTGAAAACAATGCGAAAATCACTAGaataa